In Streptococcus parapneumoniae, the genomic stretch GTTCTCAAAAGGCTTATCCATATCCACTCCAAAAGCTGTCATAGCCTGCTCTAGCATATTTGGATAGTAGTTGGATGAGATAGGATTCCAAGGTGCTAGCGCCCCCTCACGTAGCGTTTTGCTGGCATCTGGCACTACTAGGTCGATATCCACCTCCAGCTTAATACCCAAACCATCACACTCACTACAAGAACCAAAAGGAGCATTGAAGGAGAAGAGACGTGGCTCTAACTCTGGAACAGTAAAGCCACAAACTGGACAGGCATAATGCTCAGAGAAGAGCAACTCAGAGTCGTCCATAGTGTCGATAATGACATATCCTTCTGCGATACGAAGGGCAGCCTCAACGGAATCAAAGAGACGACTACGAATGCCCTCCTTGATAACGATACGGTCAACCACGACATCAATATTGTGTTGCTTGCTCTTAGACAAGTCTGGCACTTCGGTCACATCATAGACTTCCCCATCCACACGGACACGGACATAACCATCTTTCTGAATCTTTTCAACAACGCTCTTGTGCTGTCCTTTTTTCTTACGGATGACTGGGGCTAAGATTTGCAGGCGCTGGCGTTCTGGCAATTCTAAAACCTTATCCACGATTTGCTCCACAGAAGAAGCCTTGATAGCTCCATGCCCGTTGATACAGTAAGGCGTCCCCACACGCGCGTAGAGGAGACGCAGATAGTCATTGATTTCAGTCGTGGTTCCCACCGTCGAGCGAGGGTTTTTGCTAGTCGTTTTCTGGTCGATGGAAATAGCTGGGCTGAGACCATCAATGGCATCTACATCTGGTTTTTCCATATTTCCTAAGAACTGACGAGCGTAGGCTGACAAACTCTCCACATAGCGACGTTGTCCCTCCGCATAGAGGGTATCAAAGGCCAGACTGGATTTCCCTGAACCTGACAAGCCAGTCACTACAACCAGCTTATCTCGTGGAATCTCCACATCAATATTTTTTAAATTATGGGCACGCGCCCCATGAATGACAATTTTATCTTGCATCTTTGTTCTTTCTAGTCCATTATTGCTTACCATTATACCAAAAAAAGTGAGATTCTATTACCCAAAAGGCTGAATTTGTAGTATAATAGTACGGTGTGAAAAAATCTGAAAAATGAGAAAGGATAAGGGATATGAAACAAGTTTTTCTCTCTACAACAACTGAATTTAAAGAGATCGATACGCTTGAACCGGGTACTTGGATCAATCTCGTCAATCCGACTCAAAATGAATCACTCGAAATCGCTAACGCCTTCGATATTGATATTGCCGACCTTCGAGCACCGCTCGATGCGGAAGAAATGTCTCGTATTACGATTGAAGACGAGTACACCCTGATTATCGTAGACGTTCCAGTCACAGAGGAAAGAAATAACCGCACCTACTACGTAACCATCCCGCTTGGTATTATCATCACCGAGGAAACCATTATCACTACGTGTTTGGAACCACTACCGGTCCTCGATGTCTTTATCAACCGTCGATTGCGTAATTTCTACACCTTCATGCGTTCGCGTTTCATCTTCCAGATTCTCTATCGCAATGCAGAGCTTTACCTAACAGCCCTTCGTTCAATCGACCGTAAGAGTGAGCAAATCGAAAGTCAACTGCATCAATCAACTCGTAATGAAGAATTGATTGAGCTCATGGAATTGGAAAAAACTATCGTCTATTTCAAGGCTTCCCTCAAAACAAATGAGCGTGTGATTAAGAAATTGACCAGCTCAACCAGCAATATCAAGAAATACCTTGAGGACGAAGACCTGCTTGAAGACACCCTGATTGAAACCCAACAGGCCATCGAGATGGCAGACATTTATGGAAACGTCTTGCACTCTATGACAGAGACCTTTGCCTCTATCATTTCTAACAACCAGAACAACATCATGAAAACCTTGGCACTTGTGACCATCGTCATGTCCATCCCTACCATGGTCTTTTCTGCCTACGGGATGAACTTTAAGGATAATGAAATCCCCCTAAACGGAGAGCCAAATGCCTTCTGGTTAATCGTCTTTATCGCCTTTGCTATGAGTGTCTCGCTCACTCTCTATCTCATCCATAAAAAATGGTTCTAAGAGGAGTTCCTATGTCTCAGATTGATCTACAAAAATTAACTAAGAAAAACCAAGAGTTTGTCCACATCGCTACCCAACAATTCATCAAAGATGGGAAAACAGACGCTGAAATCAAGGCTATTTTTGAGGAAGTTATTCCCAAAATCCTTGAAGAGCAAGCCAAGGGTACGACTGCTCGTTCCCTCTATGGCGCACCGACCCACTGGGCTCATAGTTTCACTGTCAAGGAACAATATGAAAAAGAGCATCCAAAGGAAAATGATGATCCAAAACTCATGATTATGGACTCAGCTCTTTTCATCACTAGCCTCTTTGCCCTCGTCAGCGCCCTCACAACCTTCTTCTCAGCAGATCAGACTCTCGGCTATGGTTTAATTACTCTCCTATTAGTTGGACTTGTTGGTGGATTTGCCTTCTACTTGATGTACTACTTTGTTTACCAATACTATGGACCAGATATGGACCGCAGTCAACGCCCACCTTTCTGGAAATCTGTACTGGTTATCCTAGCTTCTATGTTCCTTTGGTTGCTCGTCTTCTTTGCAACAAGCTTCCTACCAGCTAGCCTTAACCCAGTACTTGCTCCATTGCCGCTGGCTATTATCGGAGCAGCCCTCCTAGCCCTTCGCTTCTATCTCAAGAAACGCTTGAATATCCGCAGCGCAAGTGCAGGACCAACACGCTATTAAGAAGAATGATAAAAGCAACTGCAGGCGCGGTTGCTTTTTTACTACTTTCTTGATTTAAAAGTATTCTTCTGACATCCCACATAGCTCTATCTAATCTTTTGTGATAAAATAGGCTCAACCTATTTCTAGGAGGATAAAATATGATTTCTACTATTGGTATTGTTAGTTTATCTAGTGGCATTATCGGAGAAGACTTTGTCAAACACGAAGTGGACTTGGGTGTCCAACGTCTCAAGGACTTGGGACTCAATCCTATCTTTTTGCCCCATTCGCAAAAAGGATTAGACTTTATCAAGGATCATCCTGAAGCTCGTGCAGAGGATTTGATTCATGCCTTTTCTGATGATAGCATCGACATAATCCTATGCGCCATCGGTGGAGACGATACCTATCGCTTACTACCTTATCTTTTTGAAAATGACAAACTCCAAAAGGTTATCAAACAAAAAATTTTTCTTGGTTTCTCGGATACAACCATGAACCATCTCATGTTGCATAAACTAGGAATCAAGACTTTTTACGGTCAATCCTTCTTAGCAGACATTTGTGAATTAGACAAAGAAATGCTAGACTATAGCCTTCACTACTTTAAAGAATTGATTGAGACGGGAAGAATCTCAGAAATCCGCCCTAGTGACGTTTGGTATGATGAAAGGACTGACTTCAGTCCCAAGGCTCTGGGGATACCTCGTGTCAGTCATGCAAATACCGGTTTTGAATTATTGCAAGGAACTGCCCAGTTCGAGGGAAAAATCCTCGGTGGTTGCCTCGAATCCCTCTACGATATCTTTGACAACTCTCGATACACAGATAGCGCGGAGCTCTGCCAAAAATACAAACTTTTCCCTGACTTGTCAGACTGGGAAGGAAAGATCCTCTTGCTCGAAACAAGTGAAGAAAAGCCTGAGCCGGAAGACTTCAAAAAGATGTTGCGAACTTTAAAGGACACTGGCATATTCGCGGTCATCAATGGACTCTTGGTCGGAAAACCTATGGATGAAACTTTCTATGACGACTATAAAGAGGCACTATTGGATATCATTGATAGCAATATCCCGATTGTCTATAATTTGAATGTCGGCCACGCAACTCCAAGAGCAATTGTCCCCTTCGGAGTTCACGCCTATGTAGATGCAAAGGAGCAAATCATTCGCTTTGACTATAACAAAAAATAAATAGTTTCTCTATTTTTGTGCTTTTGTATTCGTTTTCGTTACAATTTGTATCTGAATTTATTGCATTTCGCTAATTTCTATGATATCCTTTTGAAGGAGGTGTATATGACAAAACAAAAAATTAATCGAATCGTAGGTTCTATTGGTGCCTTTATTGGAATTATAGTATTTATTGCCTACATACCTCAAATTATCGCTAATTTACAGGGAAATAAAGCTCAACCATTTCAACCTTTATCAGCTGCTATATCTTGCTTAATCTGGGTTATTTATGGATGGACAAAGGAACCTAAGAAGGATTGGATACTAATCATTCCAAATTCAGCTGGTGTTATTTTAGGTGGAATCACTTTTTTGACTTCACTCTAACAAATCTAATAGTATATATAAAAAGCTGGGAAAAATTTCTCAGCTTTTTTCTATATTCTCAGATATGCTAGTTACCTGTACACACTAATTCCTGCTTTTCCATTCACAATCATTCTCGTGGTCATCAACTAGCCCTGCAGCCTGTAGAAAAGACAAGACAGCGACTGGTCCTGTGAACTTGAAGCCTCGTTTTTTGAGATCTTTGGCTAATTTCTCAGACAAAGGTGTTTTAGCTGGGGCTTGGCGGTAATCGGGAACATCGTTAACAATCGTTTTCCCCTCAACAAAAGACCAAAGATAGGCATCAAAAGAGCCATGGTCTTCCTGTAGTCGTAGAAAGGCTTGGGCGTTAGCGCGTGTAGCAAAAATCTTGGCTCTATTTCGGATGATGGCTGGATTATCCAGCAAGTCTTCCAATTCAGTATCGGTCATTTCTGCGACCGCTTGAATTTGATAGCCATAAAATGCTTCTCGGAAAGCTTGACGTTTGTTGAGCACCGTTTCCCAAGACAGACCATGTTGAGGCGGTAAGTTTGCTAGTCAAGGAGTAAAACGACGAAGATTAGCATTTACTTCCGCCCATGCGATAGCTGTCCGTGATTGACAAGTGCTAGCACGCAGACAGAACGGAGATAGCGAACCGCTGAGTGTGTCGCTCTGCTCGTAAAAGCTTAGAAACCTTTGAACGAAAGGGATAATGAAAGCCTTGATTGCAAGGCTTTTTGCTTTATGGTGGGTAAGTATCAGAGTGAGAAAATTTTTGGAATGAGTAGAAGTGATAGCTAGAAATTATCAGTTTCTATTTCCATTTACCCTGTGGGTACGTGTTTGTTTCCATTGACAAGGAGTTTGTGGGAATAGAAATGTACCCACCTTGTTTGAATCAAGTGAAGTGTAGTTGAAGGAAATCTGTTGAAAGCAATACTTCATTTTACCGAATAAGTAATAATTTAGGCAACTTCAAATCGATTAAAAAAAACTATTTTAAAGGTTAAGAGTAGACAAAAATTGTCCACTCTTTTTTGCAAACTCAATTTATCAATAAATGAAATGAGGGAATGTAAAATGAAATATTTTGAGGTTGAGTTAGAAAATCCTGATGAATTTTTAAAACTACAAACAGAAGATTTTGTGAAAGCTAATCGCTTGCTACTAAGGAAGATAATCCAGAGCGTTACAGTCTATGAAGAAAACTTCGTCATATCCTTTAAATCTGGCATCGAATTGGAAGTATGAGTCTCATTCCATAACTTTTATATTGAACATATCATCTTTTTGTGTTATACTATAAATTGATATAAACAAAGATGTAGGAGGAACCGAAACTATGACAGCCTCAATGCGTTTAAGATAAGCTGGCAATAAAAAAAGCAGAATCTATACCCGATGATAGGCTTTTTTGTTGTGCTTATTTATACGATATTGAGCATTCATTAGTTACGGTGAGGATATTGGTTATTTAACTATACCTTTATTTAACTATGTCTTTAATATGAATGTTTCCAAATTGTATGTATGCAGACCAAAAGCCACATTGTGGGGTTTGGCCTGCATTTTTTATTGCCTAGAATGCTATTCAAAATAGAAATTCAAGCAAAATAATATGCAGGAGATAATATAAATGGAAAAATACAACAATTGGAAACGAAAATTTTATGCAATATGGGCAGGGCAAGCAGTATCATTAATCACTAGTGCCATCCTGCAAATGGCGATTATTTTTTACCTTACAGAAAAAACAGGATCTGCGATGGTCTTGTCTATGGCTTCATTAGTAGGTTTTTTACCCTATGCGATTTTGGGACCTGCCATTGGTGTGCTAGTGGATCGTCATGATAGGAAGAAGATAATGATTGGTGCCGATTTAATTATCGCAGCAGCTGGTGCAGTGCTTGCTATTGTTGCATTCTGTATGGAGCTACCTGTCTGGATGATTATGATAGTATTGTTTATCCGTAGCATTGGAACAGCTTTTCATACCCCAGCACTCAATGCGGTTACACCACTTTTAGTACCAGAAGAACAGCTAACGAAATGCGCAGGCTATAGTCAGTCTTTGCAGTCTATAAGCTATATTGTTAGTCCGGCAGTTGCAGCACTCTTATACTCCGTTTGGGATTTAAATGCTATTATTGCCATCGACGTATTGGGTGCTGTGATTGCATCTATTACGGTAGCAATTGTACGTATACCTAAGCTGGGTAATCAAGTGCAAAGTTTAGAACCAAATTTCATAAGGGAGATGAAAGAAGGAGTTGTGGTTCTGAGACAAAACAAAGGATTGTTTGCCTTATTACTCTTAGGAACACTATATACTTTTGTTTATATGCCAATCAATGCACTATTTCCTTTAATAAGCATGGAACACTTTAATGGAACGCCTGTGCATATTTCTATTACGGAAATTTCCTTTGCATTTGGGATGCTAGCAGGAGGCTTATTATTAGGAAGATTAGGGGGCTTCGAAAAGCATGTATTACTAATAACAAGTTCATTTTTTATAATGGGGACCAGTTTAGCCGTTTCGGGAATACTTCCTCCAAATGGATTTGTAATATTCGTAGTTTGCTGTGCAATAATGGGGCTTTCGGTGCCATTTTATAGCGGTGTGCAAACAGCTCTTTTTCAGGAGAAAATTAAGCCTGAATATTTAGGACGTGTATTTTCTTTGATCGGAAGTATCATGTCACTTGCTATGCCAATTGGGTTAATTCTTTCTGGATTCTTTGCTGATAAAATCGGTGTAAATCATTGGTTTTTACTATCAGGTATTTTAATTATTGGCATTGCTATAGTTTGCCAAATGATAACTGAGGTTAGAAAATTAGATTTAAAATAAACAATATTGGAGGAATATTTATGTATCTTATTTTCATGTAACTCTTCCTGCTAAAATCGCAGGGTTTTCCCTGCATACAAGCAAATGAAAGCATGCGATTATAGACAGGAGGAAATGTTATGGAATTAATATTAAAAGCAAAAGACATTCGTGTGGAATTCAAAGGACGCGATGTTTTAGATATAAATGAATTAGAAGTATATGATTATAGACAGGAGGAAATGTTATGGAATTAATATTAAAAGCAAAAGACATTCGTGTGGAATTCAAAGGACGCGATGTTTTAGATATAAATGAATTAGAAGTATATGATTATGACCGTATTGGTTTAGTAGGAGCAAATGGTGCTGGAAAAAGCACTTTACTCAGGGTACTTTTAGGAGAATTAACTCCCCCAGGATGTAAAATGAATCGTCTGGGTGAACTTGCCTATATTCCCCAGTTGGACGAAGTAACTCTGCAGGAGGAAAAAGATTTTGCACTTGTAGGCAAGCTAGGTGTTGAGCAATTAAATATACAGACTATGAGCGGTGGTGAAGAAACAAGGCTTAAAATAGCACAGGCCTTATCGGCACAGGTTCATGGTATTTTAGCGGATGAACCTACGAGCCATTTAGACCGTGAAGGAATTGATTTTCTAATAGGACAGCTAAAATATTTTACAGGTGCACTGTTAGTTATTAGCCATGACCGCTATTTTCTTGATGAAATAGTAGATAAAATATGGGAACTGAAAGATGGCAAAATCACTGAGTATTGGGGAAACTATTCTGATTATCTTCGTCAGAAAGAGGAAGAACGTAAGAGCCAAGCTGCAGAATACGAACAATTTATTGCGGAACGTGCCCGATTGGAAAGGGCTGCGGAGGAAAAGCGAAAACAGGCTCGTAAAATAGAACAGAAGGCAAAAGGTTCTTCAAAGAAAAAAAGTACTGAAGACGGAGGGCGTTTAGCTCATCAAAAATCAATAGGAAGTAAGGAAAAAAAGATGTATAATGCTGCTAAAACCCTAGAGCACAGGATTGCGGCCTTAGGAAAAGTAGAAGCTCCGGAAGGCATTCGCAGAATTCGTTTCAGGCAAAGTAAAGCATTGGAGCTCCATAATCCATACCCTATAGTCGGTGCAGAAATTAATAAAGTATTTGGGGATAAGGCTCTGTTTGAAAATGCATCTTTTCAAATTCCGTTAGGAGCAAAAGTGGCGTTAACTGGTGGTAATGGAATCGGAAAAACAA encodes the following:
- a CDS encoding magnesium transporter CorA family protein, which codes for MKQVFLSTTTEFKEIDTLEPGTWINLVNPTQNESLEIANAFDIDIADLRAPLDAEEMSRITIEDEYTLIIVDVPVTEERNNRTYYVTIPLGIIITEETIITTCLEPLPVLDVFINRRLRNFYTFMRSRFIFQILYRNAELYLTALRSIDRKSEQIESQLHQSTRNEELIELMELEKTIVYFKASLKTNERVIKKLTSSTSNIKKYLEDEDLLEDTLIETQQAIEMADIYGNVLHSMTETFASIISNNQNNIMKTLALVTIVMSIPTMVFSAYGMNFKDNEIPLNGEPNAFWLIVFIAFAMSVSLTLYLIHKKWF
- a CDS encoding DUF1129 domain-containing protein, with product MSQIDLQKLTKKNQEFVHIATQQFIKDGKTDAEIKAIFEEVIPKILEEQAKGTTARSLYGAPTHWAHSFTVKEQYEKEHPKENDDPKLMIMDSALFITSLFALVSALTTFFSADQTLGYGLITLLLVGLVGGFAFYLMYYFVYQYYGPDMDRSQRPPFWKSVLVILASMFLWLLVFFATSFLPASLNPVLAPLPLAIIGAALLALRFYLKKRLNIRSASAGPTRY
- a CDS encoding S66 family peptidase codes for the protein MISTIGIVSLSSGIIGEDFVKHEVDLGVQRLKDLGLNPIFLPHSQKGLDFIKDHPEARAEDLIHAFSDDSIDIILCAIGGDDTYRLLPYLFENDKLQKVIKQKIFLGFSDTTMNHLMLHKLGIKTFYGQSFLADICELDKEMLDYSLHYFKELIETGRISEIRPSDVWYDERTDFSPKALGIPRVSHANTGFELLQGTAQFEGKILGGCLESLYDIFDNSRYTDSAELCQKYKLFPDLSDWEGKILLLETSEEKPEPEDFKKMLRTLKDTGIFAVINGLLVGKPMDETFYDDYKEALLDIIDSNIPIVYNLNVGHATPRAIVPFGVHAYVDAKEQIIRFDYNKK
- a CDS encoding SemiSWEET family transporter, with protein sequence MTKQKINRIVGSIGAFIGIIVFIAYIPQIIANLQGNKAQPFQPLSAAISCLIWVIYGWTKEPKKDWILIIPNSAGVILGGITFLTSL
- the mef(A) gene encoding macrolide efflux MFS transporter Mef(A), with product MEKYNNWKRKFYAIWAGQAVSLITSAILQMAIIFYLTEKTGSAMVLSMASLVGFLPYAILGPAIGVLVDRHDRKKIMIGADLIIAAAGAVLAIVAFCMELPVWMIMIVLFIRSIGTAFHTPALNAVTPLLVPEEQLTKCAGYSQSLQSISYIVSPAVAALLYSVWDLNAIIAIDVLGAVIASITVAIVRIPKLGNQVQSLEPNFIREMKEGVVVLRQNKGLFALLLLGTLYTFVYMPINALFPLISMEHFNGTPVHISITEISFAFGMLAGGLLLGRLGGFEKHVLLITSSFFIMGTSLAVSGILPPNGFVIFVVCCAIMGLSVPFYSGVQTALFQEKIKPEYLGRVFSLIGSIMSLAMPIGLILSGFFADKIGVNHWFLLSGILIIGIAIVCQMITEVRKLDLK
- the msr(D) gene encoding ABC-F type ribosomal protection protein Msr(D), translating into MELILKAKDIRVEFKGRDVLDINELEVYDYDRIGLVGANGAGKSTLLRVLLGELTPPGCKMNRLGELAYIPQLDEVTLQEEKDFALVGKLGVEQLNIQTMSGGEETRLKIAQALSAQVHGILADEPTSHLDREGIDFLIGQLKYFTGALLVISHDRYFLDEIVDKIWELKDGKITEYWGNYSDYLRQKEEERKSQAAEYEQFIAERARLERAAEEKRKQARKIEQKAKGSSKKKSTEDGGRLAHQKSIGSKEKKMYNAAKTLEHRIAALGKVEAPEGIRRIRFRQSKALELHNPYPIVGAEINKVFGDKALFENASFQIPLGAKVALTGGNGIGKTTLIQMILNHEEGISISPKAKIGYFAQNGYKYNSNQNVMEFMQKDCDYNISEIRSVLASMGFKQNDIGKSLSVLSGGEIIKLLLAKMLMGRYNILIMDEPSNFLDIPSLEALEILMKEYTGTIVFITHDKRLLENVADVVYEIRDKKINLKH